One Micromonospora sp. WMMD1120 genomic region harbors:
- a CDS encoding ATP-binding protein, producing MTPARLYRAPEHRMAAGVAAGIADHLGISVLRVRVAFMVLLGLSGLGLLLYAAFWAVVPLRPGDTAVPPRRDVGQLLPFVGIGLGVLLIQVMVFDSVGAAGTAGWLVAIIAVGAGVIWHQSAPERRRQWGDTMPVPWLGAVVEESDRRAFVLRFIGGGVLVAVGIIGVAAVYSPAQNFDAVINGVIFALVGLAGVGVVAAPVLWRTYSQLRSEREGRIREQERAELAAMVHDQVLHTLALIQRNAGDVKTVQRLARGQERSLRNWLYKPTASPSERFAAALEQAAAEVEDTFAISVETVVVGDRETDEKVGALVAAAREALVNAARHAAVQTVSLYAEVEPEQVSVFVRDRGKGFDPDTVEDHRHGVSGSIIGRMRRHGGRAEIRSGPGEGTEVRLILPISRDSSAAERNR from the coding sequence GTGACCCCCGCGCGCCTCTACCGGGCGCCCGAGCACCGGATGGCCGCCGGCGTCGCCGCCGGTATCGCCGACCACCTCGGCATCTCGGTGCTGCGGGTGCGGGTGGCCTTCATGGTGCTGCTCGGGCTGAGCGGGCTCGGCCTCCTGCTCTACGCGGCCTTCTGGGCGGTGGTGCCGTTGCGACCCGGTGACACCGCGGTGCCGCCCCGGCGCGACGTCGGCCAACTCCTGCCGTTCGTCGGGATCGGGCTGGGCGTCCTGCTGATCCAGGTGATGGTCTTCGACTCGGTTGGCGCGGCGGGCACCGCCGGCTGGCTGGTGGCCATCATCGCGGTCGGCGCCGGGGTCATCTGGCATCAGTCGGCGCCGGAGCGGCGGCGGCAGTGGGGCGACACGATGCCGGTGCCCTGGCTCGGCGCTGTGGTCGAGGAGAGCGACCGGCGGGCCTTCGTCCTCCGGTTCATCGGTGGGGGAGTGCTGGTCGCCGTCGGCATCATCGGTGTCGCGGCCGTCTACTCCCCGGCGCAGAACTTCGACGCGGTGATCAACGGTGTGATCTTCGCGCTGGTCGGCCTGGCCGGCGTCGGCGTGGTCGCCGCGCCGGTGCTGTGGCGGACGTACAGCCAGCTCCGCTCGGAGCGCGAGGGGCGCATCCGCGAGCAGGAGCGGGCCGAGCTGGCCGCGATGGTGCACGACCAGGTGTTGCACACGCTGGCGTTGATCCAGCGCAACGCCGGCGACGTGAAGACGGTGCAGCGGTTGGCCCGGGGCCAGGAACGCTCCCTGCGCAACTGGCTCTACAAGCCGACCGCCTCGCCGAGCGAGCGCTTCGCCGCCGCGCTGGAGCAGGCCGCCGCCGAGGTCGAGGACACCTTCGCGATCAGCGTGGAGACGGTGGTGGTCGGCGACCGGGAGACCGACGAGAAGGTCGGGGCGCTGGTCGCGGCCGCGCGGGAGGCGTTGGTGAACGCGGCCCGGCACGCCGCCGTGCAGACCGTGTCGCTCTACGCCGAGGTCGAGCCGGAACAGGTAAGTGTCTTCGTCCGGGACCGGGGCAAGGGCTTCGATCCCGATACGGTGGAGGACCACCGGCACGGCGTGAGCGGCTCGATCATCGGGCGGATGAGGCGGCACGGCGGACGGGCCGAGATCCGGTCCGGCCCGGGGGAGGGGACCGAGGTCCGGTTGATCCTGCCGATCTCCCGGGACTCGTCCGCAGCGGAGAGGAACAGATGA
- a CDS encoding PspC domain-containing protein, whose translation MTEEAAPPPRPGSAQPGGSAPPPPTTPSAERTEPHAFGPPAHTGSPADTAPGAPTGGHEPTTAGQAPGPGFAAGAGYGPGGAPPGPGGQGPSLPPPPLGGTGFTSRYGLVRPREGRYLAGVCAAIGRATNTDPVLWRVLLAVLGFFGGIGILVYVAAWLIIPNEGDTASPVESMLGRGRSSMSPVTVIVLGILVAASFAYIVTDAFRAVLLGAAILVAGALLLNRDSRAPRPGTPGGPPPGAPPGTPPGPVVPPVTWPAPSYGTVPPTGPATATEPGYAAAPTPGSPTVTIPVYEVPPTSGPLPPGPGQPVSGVGPVSGQPAATTADPTAAPVSATGWPSTGTPGAGWPSAPVSSAPTAPVGYPTAPPPSGYRPPFAPHGPYAAPAPAVAPAKPPKPPKRPKERSPLGAVTFSLIFLVLGFVALLDLLDVFAVSASAYFAAALATIALGLLVGTWFGRARWLIALGLVTAAALGTATVAESYDRIRGVDGAVTWAPTDHRDLADRYENSFGDAVLDLRGIDFTKRDSQVTVAVNFGKATVVVPPDVDVTTVADVNAGDATVFGNRSGGLDGRLRESTDLGADGPGGGTLRLYIHVNAGNLEVTR comes from the coding sequence ATGACCGAGGAAGCTGCCCCGCCGCCCCGACCGGGGTCGGCACAGCCGGGCGGTTCAGCACCGCCCCCGCCGACCACGCCGTCCGCCGAGCGGACCGAGCCACATGCGTTCGGTCCGCCCGCCCACACCGGCTCGCCCGCCGACACCGCGCCCGGTGCGCCGACCGGTGGCCACGAGCCGACCACGGCGGGGCAGGCCCCGGGCCCCGGGTTCGCGGCGGGTGCCGGCTACGGGCCCGGCGGCGCGCCGCCCGGGCCGGGTGGTCAGGGTCCGTCCCTGCCGCCACCGCCGCTGGGCGGCACCGGCTTCACCTCACGGTACGGGTTGGTCCGGCCCCGCGAGGGGCGCTATCTGGCCGGCGTCTGCGCGGCGATCGGGCGCGCCACCAACACCGATCCGGTGCTCTGGCGGGTGCTGCTCGCGGTGCTCGGCTTCTTCGGGGGCATCGGCATCCTGGTGTACGTCGCCGCCTGGCTGATCATTCCGAACGAGGGCGACACCGCCTCTCCGGTCGAGTCGATGCTCGGACGCGGCCGGTCCAGCATGTCGCCGGTGACCGTGATCGTCCTGGGCATCCTGGTCGCGGCCAGCTTCGCGTACATCGTCACCGACGCCTTCCGGGCGGTGCTGCTCGGCGCGGCCATCCTGGTAGCCGGGGCGCTGCTGCTCAACCGGGACAGCCGTGCCCCCCGGCCCGGCACCCCGGGCGGCCCGCCGCCGGGCGCGCCACCCGGCACCCCGCCCGGTCCGGTCGTCCCGCCGGTGACCTGGCCCGCGCCGTCGTACGGCACTGTGCCACCGACCGGTCCGGCGACGGCCACCGAGCCGGGGTACGCCGCCGCGCCGACGCCGGGCTCGCCGACTGTCACGATCCCGGTGTACGAGGTCCCGCCGACCAGCGGGCCACTGCCACCCGGTCCGGGGCAGCCGGTGTCCGGGGTGGGCCCGGTGTCCGGGCAGCCGGCCGCCACGACGGCTGACCCGACCGCCGCGCCGGTGTCAGCCACGGGTTGGCCGAGCACCGGCACGCCCGGCGCGGGCTGGCCGTCGGCGCCGGTGAGCAGCGCGCCCACCGCCCCGGTCGGCTACCCGACCGCCCCGCCGCCGTCCGGTTACCGGCCACCGTTCGCGCCGCACGGCCCGTACGCCGCGCCGGCCCCGGCCGTGGCCCCCGCCAAGCCACCGAAGCCGCCGAAGCGCCCGAAGGAGCGCTCGCCACTCGGCGCGGTGACCTTCTCGCTGATCTTCCTCGTCCTCGGCTTCGTCGCCCTGCTCGACCTGCTGGACGTCTTCGCCGTCAGCGCCTCGGCGTACTTCGCCGCCGCCCTGGCGACCATCGCGCTGGGGCTGCTGGTGGGCACCTGGTTCGGGCGGGCCCGCTGGCTCATCGCGCTCGGCCTGGTGACGGCGGCGGCGCTGGGCACGGCGACGGTCGCCGAGTCCTACGACCGCATCCGTGGGGTCGACGGGGCGGTCACCTGGGCCCCCACCGACCACCGCGACCTCGCCGACCGGTACGAGAACAGCTTCGGCGACGCGGTCCTCGACCTGCGCGGGATCGACTTCACGAAGCGGGACAGCCAGGTGACCGTCGCCGTCAACTTCGGCAAGGCGACGGTGGTCGTACCGCCGGACGTCGACGTCACCACGGTGGCGGACGTCAACGCGGGTGATGCCACGGTCTTCGGCAACCGCTCGGGAGGCTTGGACGGCCGGCTACGGGAGTCGACCGATCTCGGCGCGGACGGGCCCGGCGGCGGCACCCTGCGTCTCTACATCCACGTCAATGCCGGCAA